Proteins encoded by one window of Candidatus Hydrogenedentota bacterium:
- a CDS encoding ABC transporter permease: MNEGHETAQKSAIEKAPYMRFLGASMHHALVTTLRRKRTILAGVIALLPVVIPLLLTVFTEGAFGQEGNKLFVMLVEDIYVKALLPLLAMFFGTMLIGEDVESQTIPYLLTRPFPRSALVLGRFAAYMIIATALVLPGIFLTFAACTALGSFSFSPANLRLMLHYDGALIMGLMGYGAFCMWLGAFFKRPIIVGVTTLFGWQRLAFFVPGLIDFFTIEKYVTALLPPLAEARETPTLRTALAEFQKQQFLIGAAKSVAALCIITAAMIAITVFVVRWREYSQAKAMES; this comes from the coding sequence ATGAACGAAGGACACGAAACAGCCCAGAAATCAGCAATCGAGAAAGCCCCGTATATGCGCTTCCTCGGGGCATCGATGCATCACGCCCTCGTGACCACGCTGCGGCGGAAGCGAACCATTCTGGCGGGTGTTATAGCATTGCTGCCCGTTGTGATTCCGCTGCTGTTGACGGTGTTTACGGAGGGCGCCTTCGGCCAAGAGGGCAACAAGCTGTTCGTCATGCTTGTCGAGGACATCTATGTCAAGGCGCTCCTGCCGCTGCTGGCGATGTTTTTCGGCACCATGCTGATCGGAGAAGACGTCGAATCCCAGACCATTCCGTATCTTCTCACTCGGCCGTTTCCCCGGTCGGCCTTGGTTTTAGGGCGATTCGCGGCGTATATGATCATCGCCACCGCGCTGGTCCTCCCCGGGATTTTCCTCACGTTCGCTGCATGCACGGCGCTGGGCAGTTTCTCGTTTTCGCCAGCCAATCTGCGGCTCATGCTCCATTACGATGGCGCGCTGATAATGGGTCTGATGGGTTACGGCGCGTTCTGCATGTGGCTCGGCGCGTTCTTCAAGCGACCTATCATTGTCGGGGTGACGACGCTGTTCGGCTGGCAGCGTCTCGCCTTCTTCGTGCCCGGCCTCATCGATTTCTTTACCATCGAGAAATACGTGACGGCTCTGCTGCCGCCCCTCGCCGAGGCGCGCGAAACGCCGACGCTGCGCACCGCCCTCGCCGAGTTTCAGAAACAGCAGTTCCTGATCGGCGCCGCGAAGTCCGTGGCCGCGCTATGCATCATCACCGCCGCGATGATTGCCATCACCGTGTTCGTCGTCCGGTGGCGCGAGTATTCCCAAGCCAAAGCCATGGAGAGTTGA
- a CDS encoding ABC transporter ATP-binding protein — protein sequence MSVVIEAKELSKWFGEVVAVNNLDVTIESGVTGLLGPNGAGKSTFIKLAMGLYGPSRGTIKVFGQSPRNNMDVLRRIGYCPEFDRFPDNTTGFEFVYWLNRFYGLTGGEATRRAEEACERVKMTDRMDDLIETYSRGMRQRIKIAQALAPAPELLFLDEPMAGLDPEGREELFALIRALGEEGRAVIVSSHILYEIERVTSYMVLLHNGCILARGKVHDVRELMDEHPLAVTVECRSPRALAAHFAGDDTTLSIEFENGRVTVRTRDPNGFFDKLNRLITENAAEVTSFACADADLQSVFQYLVR from the coding sequence ATGAGTGTGGTTATCGAAGCTAAAGAACTCTCTAAATGGTTCGGCGAAGTCGTGGCCGTCAATAATCTCGACGTGACCATCGAATCCGGCGTCACCGGACTGCTTGGCCCCAACGGCGCGGGGAAGAGCACGTTCATCAAGCTGGCTATGGGCTTGTACGGCCCCAGCCGCGGTACAATCAAGGTCTTCGGCCAGTCGCCCCGCAACAACATGGATGTGTTGCGGCGCATCGGCTACTGCCCCGAGTTCGACCGGTTCCCCGACAACACCACGGGATTCGAGTTCGTCTATTGGCTCAACCGGTTCTACGGCCTGACCGGCGGCGAAGCCACCAGACGCGCCGAAGAAGCATGCGAACGCGTCAAGATGACCGACCGCATGGACGATCTAATCGAGACATACAGCCGGGGCATGCGCCAGCGCATCAAGATAGCCCAGGCATTGGCGCCGGCGCCCGAATTGCTCTTTCTGGACGAGCCCATGGCCGGACTCGACCCCGAAGGGCGCGAAGAGCTGTTCGCCCTTATCCGTGCACTCGGCGAGGAAGGCCGCGCCGTCATCGTCTCGAGCCACATCTTATACGAAATCGAACGGGTTACCAGCTACATGGTCTTGCTGCACAACGGTTGTATCCTGGCGCGCGGCAAGGTTCATGACGTGCGCGAACTCATGGACGAGCACCCGCTCGCCGTAACCGTGGAATGCCGCTCGCCACGAGCATTGGCGGCCCATTTTGCGGGAGACGACACAACGTTGAGCATCGAATTCGAGAATGGCCGCGTAACCGTGCGCACAAGAGATCCCAACGGCTTCTTCGACAAATTGAACCGGTTGATTACCGAGAACGCGGCGGAGGTCACGAGTTTTGCTTGTGCGGATGCCGATTTACAGTCGGTATTCCAATATCTGGTGCGGTAG
- a CDS encoding ABC transporter substrate-binding protein — protein MNRRAPLAGVLAVAIAAAMCPGRFAAAAYQEAPVLRALVERGQLPTVAERLPEHPMIVKPIEKIGQYGGTWRRFSLGNRDLLLNTRMGYEPLVRWDLDGKTVVPNLAHRWEVLDNGCTYVFHLRKGVKWSDGQPLTSEDIDFVMNDFYANTDLSPIYPSWLTINGNRVSFSAPDPCTVVFRFPEPYSIFLEMMAYNGNLIVLPKHYLKQFHAKYQDPDELQRLIAKASLNRWFELFHRMADPNQNPACPTYRPFQLVTELPAQRMVARRNPYYWKVDPEGNQLPYIDEVAYTDVQNNEIVTMKAMAGETDFQARRIDASNYALFMENRKRGNYHVMRDMSPGTEVLYVNPHSKNEEIRPFLAQRDFRIALSLAINRAEINFILFSGTAVPSRGIASPYDPYYLPEFDEKYLDYDPRRAEELLDGVGLKRGPSGMRCLPDGKRFRQIIYIFATEIGTPVEMWQLVADYFREVGLDFVVQVDAVALSPMRMWNGNTDFWAYSTAGIHWVLDPVWFVPCRSASYFAPLYGRYIASNGKDKMGVKPPEEYQRIYDWYQELLGATDEQERLELGHNILRQWSEQCYTVGICRQELLTIVRNEFKNVPATIIHDYRVLTPGYIGIEQFYIEQGEQETK, from the coding sequence ATGAATAGGCGAGCCCCACTGGCCGGGGTCCTGGCTGTGGCGATTGCAGCGGCCATGTGCCCGGGCCGTTTCGCGGCAGCCGCGTATCAAGAAGCGCCGGTGCTGCGTGCGCTGGTCGAGCGCGGGCAGCTTCCGACGGTCGCGGAACGCCTTCCCGAACACCCCATGATCGTGAAACCGATTGAGAAGATTGGACAATACGGCGGCACGTGGCGGCGTTTCAGCCTTGGAAACCGCGACTTGTTGCTCAATACCCGCATGGGGTATGAGCCGCTTGTCCGCTGGGACCTCGATGGGAAGACGGTCGTCCCCAACCTGGCCCACCGCTGGGAGGTCCTCGACAATGGTTGCACCTACGTATTTCACCTGCGAAAAGGGGTGAAATGGTCCGACGGCCAGCCGTTGACGTCCGAGGACATCGACTTCGTCATGAACGATTTCTATGCGAATACGGATCTGTCGCCCATATATCCATCGTGGCTCACGATCAACGGCAACCGCGTGAGCTTCAGCGCTCCCGACCCTTGCACGGTGGTGTTCAGGTTTCCCGAGCCTTACAGCATCTTTCTCGAGATGATGGCTTACAACGGCAACCTGATCGTCTTGCCCAAGCATTATCTCAAACAGTTTCACGCGAAATACCAGGACCCGGACGAACTGCAGCGGCTAATCGCGAAAGCCAGCTTGAATCGCTGGTTCGAGTTGTTCCATCGCATGGCCGATCCAAACCAGAACCCAGCTTGCCCTACGTACCGCCCCTTTCAGCTCGTGACCGAACTGCCCGCTCAACGCATGGTCGCGCGCCGGAACCCGTATTACTGGAAAGTCGACCCTGAAGGCAACCAACTGCCCTACATCGATGAAGTGGCCTACACGGACGTGCAGAACAACGAGATCGTAACCATGAAGGCCATGGCGGGGGAGACGGATTTCCAGGCGCGCCGCATCGATGCGTCGAACTACGCCCTGTTTATGGAAAACCGCAAGCGGGGCAATTACCACGTCATGCGCGACATGAGCCCCGGCACCGAAGTCCTTTACGTCAATCCACACAGCAAAAACGAGGAGATCCGGCCCTTTCTGGCCCAGCGCGATTTCCGGATCGCCCTCTCATTGGCGATCAACCGTGCTGAGATCAATTTCATCCTGTTCTCGGGCACGGCCGTGCCGTCAAGGGGCATCGCGTCTCCTTACGATCCCTATTACCTGCCGGAATTCGATGAAAAATACCTCGATTACGACCCGCGGCGCGCTGAAGAATTACTGGATGGAGTTGGGCTGAAACGCGGCCCGTCGGGCATGCGCTGCCTGCCCGACGGCAAGCGTTTCCGTCAGATTATCTACATCTTCGCCACCGAAATAGGAACACCGGTCGAAATGTGGCAGCTCGTGGCCGACTATTTCCGCGAGGTGGGACTCGATTTCGTCGTGCAGGTGGACGCGGTCGCGTTGAGCCCCATGCGAATGTGGAACGGCAACACGGACTTCTGGGCCTACAGCACCGCCGGAATACACTGGGTGCTGGACCCGGTATGGTTTGTCCCGTGCCGGAGCGCCAGCTATTTCGCCCCGTTATACGGCCGCTATATCGCCAGCAATGGCAAAGACAAAATGGGGGTGAAACCGCCCGAAGAATATCAGCGCATCTACGATTGGTACCAGGAACTGCTGGGTGCTACGGATGAGCAGGAACGGCTCGAACTGGGCCACAACATTCTGCGCCAATGGTCCGAACAGTGTTACACTGTCGGCATCTGCCGCCAAGAACTGCTCACGATCGTGCGGAATGAGTTCAAGAATGTGCCGGCCACAATTATTCACGATTACCGGGTTCTGACGCCCGGCTATATCGGCATCGAACAGTTCTACATCGAGCAGGGGGAGCAAGAAACCAAATGA